Proteins encoded by one window of Cuniculiplasma divulgatum:
- a CDS encoding acyl-CoA dehydrogenase family protein: protein MNFDLDTELEEYRNRVRDFSLREFGNEVASKYDMEEKYPDELRLKALKEGIIDFSNPWKTMIGIEEMCRVDPGLGISVTVPYFGAEVLMLHGSDYLKENYLGEVAAGKKIMGLGVTEPGGGSDVAGLKTVARKEGSKYIVNGSKMFITNGTLADFFVMLVRTSPPDDPKKRHRGLSVLVVERAFKGFDSNKLTGKLGVRATNTGELILNNVEVPAENLVGEEGKGFYYIMEFFNISRIFVAAQSIGIAQGVLDRTTEYLKKLEKEGKYVGEERKFKLAEIATRVEASRLLMYKAASFLFNYKPNPTLTSMAKGYASETASFAAETAMEITGQTGLNTEIERFFRDSKIMEIWEGTSEVEKIVISRMILKGDKNE, encoded by the coding sequence ATGAATTTTGATCTTGACACAGAACTTGAGGAATACAGAAACAGGGTTAGAGACTTCTCCCTCAGGGAATTTGGAAATGAAGTTGCATCAAAATACGATATGGAGGAGAAATATCCTGATGAATTGAGACTGAAAGCTTTAAAGGAGGGAATAATAGATTTTTCAAACCCATGGAAAACCATGATAGGGATTGAAGAAATGTGCAGAGTTGACCCTGGTCTTGGTATTTCCGTAACAGTGCCGTACTTCGGGGCTGAAGTACTCATGCTCCACGGTAGTGATTATTTGAAAGAGAATTATCTTGGAGAGGTTGCTGCAGGAAAGAAGATAATGGGACTCGGTGTAACAGAACCAGGAGGAGGTAGTGATGTTGCTGGGTTGAAGACGGTTGCAAGGAAAGAAGGATCAAAATATATCGTTAATGGATCGAAAATGTTCATAACAAATGGAACACTTGCTGACTTTTTTGTGATGCTTGTCAGAACATCTCCGCCTGATGATCCTAAAAAGAGACACAGAGGATTGAGTGTGCTTGTGGTTGAGAGAGCGTTCAAGGGATTTGATTCTAACAAACTCACAGGAAAACTTGGTGTAAGGGCAACTAACACTGGAGAACTCATACTGAATAATGTTGAAGTACCAGCCGAAAATCTTGTCGGAGAAGAGGGCAAGGGATTTTATTACATAATGGAATTTTTTAACATTTCAAGAATCTTTGTAGCTGCGCAATCCATTGGCATCGCACAGGGCGTACTGGACAGAACAACTGAATACCTCAAGAAACTGGAAAAGGAAGGAAAATATGTTGGTGAGGAGAGAAAATTCAAACTGGCTGAAATTGCAACAAGGGTTGAAGCCTCGAGACTTCTGATGTACAAGGCTGCAAGCTTCCTCTTTAATTATAAGCCAAATCCAACCCTTACAAGCATGGCAAAGGGGTATGCTTCAGAGACTGCAAGTTTTGCTGCTGAAACTGCAATGGAGATCACAGGACAGACAGGTCTCAATACTGAAATTGAAAGATTCTTCAGAGATTCAAAGATAATGGAGATCTGGGAAGGAACCAGCGAAGTTGAGAAAATAGTCATTTCAAGAATGATATTGAAGGGTGATAAGAATGAATGA
- a CDS encoding acyl-CoA dehydrogenase family protein: MNEQAELMRETVKEFADKNLKDLSLKVEREGIPDIIKEKIIEQGFLGSTLKSEFGGAGLDPLSHRLILFELAKVSPSVAAYVFFHNDIVLKLLSDKGKKEQIKAVIGGKDSYAISISRLTDDSAENKDNEVLKRALNSKSNRYLDLSENGVVFSGTGTAQKINDFKPLGLRGMGVCDFRPSDREEVGKKEDLESILVRSSGDISAIFLGITEGALDNAIEYTKVRKTFNEPLKNYEPVAFRIAEIKSELDMLKFALFAEDCDEIMLLMLKDLSASLARKATKYALQFHGGYGYLEDFGVEKYYRDSVALNAIIYRPIEDKKFLATKIYDGKSGYI, from the coding sequence ATGAATGAACAGGCTGAATTAATGAGGGAAACCGTTAAGGAATTTGCAGATAAAAATCTGAAAGATCTGTCATTAAAGGTAGAAAGAGAAGGAATTCCAGACATAATTAAGGAGAAGATAATAGAACAGGGTTTCCTTGGATCAACCCTGAAATCAGAGTTTGGAGGAGCTGGATTAGATCCCCTTAGCCATAGACTGATTCTCTTTGAACTGGCAAAGGTATCTCCTTCTGTTGCAGCATATGTTTTCTTCCATAACGACATTGTTCTGAAACTACTTTCTGATAAGGGAAAAAAGGAACAGATTAAAGCAGTGATAGGTGGCAAGGATTCTTATGCAATATCGATTTCAAGACTGACTGATGATAGTGCTGAAAATAAGGATAATGAAGTTCTGAAAAGAGCCCTGAATAGTAAATCAAATAGATATCTCGATCTTTCTGAAAATGGTGTTGTCTTTTCAGGAACAGGAACTGCTCAAAAGATCAATGATTTCAAGCCCCTGGGTCTGAGAGGCATGGGAGTTTGTGATTTTAGACCTTCAGACAGGGAAGAAGTAGGAAAGAAAGAAGATTTAGAGAGTATACTGGTTCGTTCCTCTGGTGATATCAGTGCAATTTTCCTTGGAATAACGGAAGGGGCACTTGACAATGCTATTGAATACACGAAGGTAAGAAAAACGTTTAATGAACCACTGAAAAATTATGAGCCAGTAGCTTTTAGAATTGCAGAGATAAAATCAGAACTGGATATGCTGAAGTTCGCCTTATTTGCGGAAGACTGTGATGAGATAATGCTGCTTATGCTCAAGGATTTGTCAGCTTCTCTGGCGAGAAAGGCAACAAAATATGCACTACAATTCCACGGGGGTTACGGATATCTCGAAGATTTCGGTGTAGAGAAATACTACAGGGATTCTGTTGCACTCAACGCAATCATTTACAGGCCGATTGAGGATAAGAAATTCCTTGCAACAAAAATTTATGATGGTAAATCAGGATATATCTGA
- a CDS encoding cob(I)yrinic acid a,c-diamide adenosyltransferase — protein MYTKRGDKGETDTGTGMRVTKGSAIIDTEGDIDEVNSFIGFALVNTRWDDIREDLQQIQVDLFTLGEHITTQGTRRTITPERVKWLEDRVTYYRKEYGRIRLFVIPGGSKEATSLHMARTVCRRLERDLVKSKNEVEIPAVLEEYVNRLSSVLFFHALVSNKRLGIDERIFYLRELP, from the coding sequence ATGTATACAAAACGAGGGGATAAGGGAGAAACTGACACAGGCACAGGAATGAGAGTTACGAAGGGGTCTGCTATTATTGATACAGAAGGAGATATAGATGAGGTAAACTCATTCATAGGTTTTGCCCTTGTTAATACAAGATGGGATGATATTAGAGAAGATCTTCAACAGATTCAGGTGGATCTATTTACTCTTGGAGAACATATAACAACTCAGGGAACGAGAAGAACCATAACCCCGGAGAGAGTCAAATGGCTTGAGGATAGAGTTACATATTACAGGAAAGAATACGGGAGGATAAGATTATTCGTGATTCCTGGAGGAAGCAAAGAGGCAACAAGCCTTCACATGGCAAGAACAGTCTGCAGGAGACTTGAGAGGGATCTCGTAAAATCAAAAAATGAAGTGGAAATCCCGGCAGTTCTTGAGGAATATGTAAACAGGTTGTCTTCAGTACTCTTCTTCCACGCGCTTGTTTCCAATAAGCGACTGGGAATAGATGAGAGAATATTTTATCTTAGAGAACTTCCATAG
- the treS gene encoding maltose alpha-D-glucosyltransferase, with protein MMSDSQENLWYKDAIFYEVPVRSFYDSNGDGIGDFPGLTQKLDYIKSLGIDCIWLLPFYDSPLKDDGYDIRDYYSILPEYGTLKDFDNFMIEAHRLGIRVIADLVLNHVSDQIKWFQEARKDRTNSKRDWFVWSDTPDKYEGVRIIFIDTERSNWTLDPQTGQYYWHRFFSHQPDLNYDNPEVRDEMKKVIRFWLDRGLDGFRCDAVPYLFEREGTSCENLPETHEYFREIRKMIDEEYPGRILLAEANQWPEDAKKYFGNEDEFQMNFNFPLMPRIFIALAKEDAFPVENIISKTLPVPEKCSWGLFLRNHDELTLEMVSDEERDIMYSEYAKVPKMRLNLGIRRRLAPLVDNDRYALEFLNALIMSLPGSPILYYGDEINMGDNIYLGDRNGVRTPMQWSYDRNAGFSRSDPEQLYAPVIINSNYHYEVNNVESMSRLPSSFLNWLRKLIITRKRSAQVFGRGTIEFIHSDQKEILAFIRAYENQVILCVYNLSRKPSYVTMDLRKYSGWHVREMISLTRFPDIGELPYFFTLQRNSFFWMSLEKPDAT; from the coding sequence ATGATGTCTGATTCACAGGAGAACCTGTGGTATAAAGATGCTATATTTTATGAAGTGCCGGTACGATCGTTTTACGATTCAAATGGGGATGGTATAGGAGATTTTCCAGGGCTTACTCAGAAACTTGACTACATAAAAAGCCTCGGAATAGATTGCATATGGCTCCTCCCATTCTACGATTCTCCACTAAAGGATGATGGATATGATATAAGGGATTATTACTCAATACTCCCGGAATATGGAACACTTAAAGATTTCGATAATTTCATGATTGAGGCTCACAGGCTAGGCATTAGAGTGATAGCCGATCTTGTTCTTAATCACGTTTCAGATCAGATAAAGTGGTTTCAGGAAGCAAGAAAGGACAGGACCAACTCAAAGAGGGATTGGTTTGTCTGGTCAGATACGCCAGATAAATACGAAGGGGTCAGGATAATATTCATAGATACAGAGAGATCTAACTGGACACTGGACCCTCAAACCGGACAGTACTACTGGCACAGGTTCTTCAGTCATCAGCCAGATCTGAATTATGACAATCCAGAGGTAAGGGATGAGATGAAGAAGGTCATAAGGTTCTGGCTGGACAGGGGATTGGACGGCTTCAGATGTGATGCAGTACCTTACCTTTTTGAAAGAGAGGGGACAAGCTGTGAAAATCTTCCTGAAACACATGAGTACTTCAGGGAAATCAGGAAGATGATAGATGAGGAATATCCAGGCAGGATACTACTTGCGGAGGCAAATCAGTGGCCAGAAGATGCAAAGAAATATTTCGGAAATGAGGACGAATTCCAGATGAATTTTAATTTTCCACTAATGCCAAGAATATTTATAGCCCTGGCAAAGGAAGATGCCTTCCCAGTGGAGAATATTATATCCAAAACGCTTCCTGTTCCTGAAAAATGTTCATGGGGCTTATTCCTCAGAAACCATGATGAATTAACTCTGGAAATGGTATCAGACGAGGAAAGAGATATAATGTACAGCGAATATGCAAAGGTACCGAAGATGAGATTGAATCTTGGTATCAGGAGAAGGCTTGCACCTCTGGTTGACAATGATAGATATGCACTGGAATTCCTCAACGCTCTCATAATGTCATTGCCTGGTTCTCCAATTCTCTATTATGGGGATGAGATTAACATGGGTGATAATATATATCTCGGAGATAGAAATGGTGTAAGAACACCAATGCAGTGGTCCTATGACAGAAATGCCGGGTTTTCCAGATCCGATCCAGAACAGTTATATGCACCTGTGATAATAAATTCCAATTACCACTATGAGGTAAATAATGTAGAATCAATGTCAAGGCTTCCCTCCTCATTTCTTAACTGGCTAAGGAAGCTAATAATAACAAGGAAAAGGAGTGCTCAGGTTTTTGGAAGGGGAACCATAGAATTCATTCATTCAGATCAAAAGGAGATTCTTGCCTTCATAAGAGCATATGAGAATCAGGTTATACTGTGTGTTTATAATCTATCAAGAAAACCATCCTATGTGACTATGGACCTTAGAAAGTATTCAGGCTGGCATGTAAGAGAAATGATAAGTCTCACAAGATTTCCAGATATAGGGGAACTTCCCTATTTCTTCACCTTACAGAGAAACTCATTCTTCTGGATGAGCTTGGAGAAACCAGATGCGACATGA
- a CDS encoding alpha-1,4-glucan--maltose-1-phosphate maltosyltransferase produces MKYRDIYIEKVMPTVDNGSIPARVRCGDNVPVEAVIYSTAHQFLRARVVIRSVSGKIISRTEMKYTGMNDVFRTTVQLPKRGSYSMTINAWIDRTTTIIRGILSWLEAGESVDSDLLELKQRISQMESKARGRNRKAFREMWKIVNLKKPEKEKLALIPEAFSSILDKYDKKESETNTNKFWLEVMGDELSKSWYEVFPRSQPPEGKKSGTFRDLAARLNYISEMGFDVVYLPPIHPIGQTNRRGKNGIIPCTKDDPGSPWAVGSEKGGFKSIAPELGTLDDFKFLIREARSKNMEIALDMAFQCSPDHPYVREHPEWFYRRPDGTIRYAENPPKKYFDIYPFNFYCENRDELWEELKSVVMYWAEVGVRMFRVDNPHTKPVGFWEWMIQSVRKEYPDTVFLSESFTTQNLMYRLSKAGFQLSYSYFTWKNFDWEIRDYFTELNSPEVSAFFTPVLFTNTPDILSYTLQHGGRAQFIIRAILAATLSSSWGIYSGYEICEDTPIPGREEYLDSEKYEIKTRDFNDPINIREEIAHLNEIRKKNPVFMERGNLKFIESNNPSLLAYTRGFGQNKIMVIVNLNPEQMQEGMVELPDEWKGYSRVNVMDIYNLESYSWVDGRNYVRLTPEFKPVHILKRVLK; encoded by the coding sequence ATGAAATACAGAGATATTTACATAGAAAAAGTAATGCCTACAGTTGACAATGGTAGTATTCCAGCTAGAGTAAGATGTGGTGATAATGTTCCAGTGGAAGCGGTAATATATTCCACAGCGCATCAATTTCTGAGGGCTAGAGTTGTTATCCGATCAGTTAGTGGTAAAATTATTTCAAGGACAGAAATGAAATACACAGGAATGAACGACGTATTCAGGACTACAGTACAACTGCCAAAAAGAGGGTCTTACAGCATGACTATAAATGCGTGGATCGACAGAACAACGACCATTATCAGAGGGATACTATCCTGGCTGGAAGCAGGTGAAAGTGTTGACAGTGATTTACTGGAATTGAAGCAGAGAATCTCACAGATGGAAAGCAAGGCCCGTGGAAGAAACAGGAAGGCATTCAGGGAAATGTGGAAGATAGTAAACCTAAAGAAACCTGAAAAGGAAAAACTTGCATTAATTCCCGAAGCTTTTTCTTCTATTCTGGATAAATATGATAAAAAAGAATCTGAGACAAACACTAATAAATTCTGGTTAGAGGTAATGGGTGACGAGTTATCAAAATCATGGTATGAGGTATTTCCAAGATCTCAACCTCCTGAGGGCAAAAAATCTGGAACCTTTAGAGATCTCGCAGCGAGGCTTAATTATATTTCTGAAATGGGGTTTGATGTAGTTTATTTGCCGCCAATTCATCCCATAGGCCAAACTAACAGGAGGGGGAAAAATGGAATCATTCCATGTACAAAAGATGATCCCGGAAGCCCATGGGCAGTTGGAAGTGAGAAGGGGGGTTTTAAATCAATTGCCCCAGAGCTTGGGACACTGGATGATTTTAAATTTCTGATCAGGGAAGCCAGATCGAAGAACATGGAGATAGCACTTGATATGGCGTTCCAGTGCTCACCTGATCACCCATATGTGCGGGAACATCCAGAATGGTTTTACAGGAGGCCAGATGGTACAATACGATATGCAGAAAATCCACCAAAGAAATATTTCGACATATATCCATTCAATTTTTACTGTGAGAACAGGGATGAATTATGGGAAGAATTGAAAAGTGTTGTCATGTACTGGGCTGAGGTTGGTGTAAGGATGTTCAGGGTAGACAATCCGCATACAAAACCCGTGGGTTTCTGGGAATGGATGATCCAGTCAGTAAGGAAGGAATATCCGGATACAGTATTTCTGAGTGAATCATTCACCACACAAAACCTGATGTACCGTCTGAGTAAGGCTGGATTCCAGCTTTCTTACAGTTATTTTACATGGAAAAATTTTGACTGGGAAATAAGGGATTATTTCACCGAATTAAACAGTCCAGAGGTAAGCGCATTCTTCACGCCAGTTTTATTCACAAACACGCCAGATATATTATCTTACACATTACAGCACGGAGGAAGGGCCCAGTTCATTATCAGGGCAATACTTGCAGCAACACTTTCTTCTTCGTGGGGAATATACAGCGGGTATGAAATATGCGAAGACACTCCAATTCCAGGGAGGGAAGAATATTTGGATTCAGAGAAATATGAAATTAAAACCAGAGATTTCAATGATCCAATAAATATCAGGGAAGAAATAGCGCATCTTAATGAGATAAGAAAAAAGAACCCAGTGTTCATGGAGAGAGGAAACCTGAAATTCATTGAAAGTAATAATCCCTCACTGCTTGCATATACCAGAGGTTTTGGACAGAACAAAATCATGGTAATAGTAAATTTAAACCCAGAACAGATGCAGGAAGGTATGGTTGAACTTCCAGATGAATGGAAGGGCTATTCCAGGGTAAATGTGATGGATATTTATAACCTTGAAAGCTACTCATGGGTGGATGGCAGGAATTATGTGCGTTTAACACCTGAATTCAAGCCAGTACACATACTTAAGAGGGTTTTGAAATGA
- the glgB gene encoding 1,4-alpha-glucan branching protein GlgB, whose protein sequence is MSTVNEGENRTFQCYLPNASRAWIELKGKIIKPETEDNAIFRFSIPSAEPIRSILICYMDSSGYVEKKHNPYFFEPYLKKEDLYSYVSGESYRAYEFMGAHRIKFPECEGIMFTVYAPNANCVSVIGNFNHWIAGSHPMMNIDNSGIWSIFIPDINGDEIYKYAIRTRNGDLLEKSDPYAFKTELRPRTGSVTNIDEFRWNDREWMKRRFSTNYEVEPIMVYEIHLGSWLREDESLYASYLDLEKRLIPYLKENRFNYVEFLPVMEHPLDDSWGYQVVNYYSPTSRHGNPEGFKHLINALHENNIGVYLDWVPAHFPMDSYGLGLYDGSHLYEYENPKRGIQPDWGTYVFDVGRRHVINFLISNAAFWVREYHCDGLRIDAVSSMLYLDYSRKDGEWEPNIYGGHENLESIAFFRSLNEHIHRSFPGVVLIAEESTSWPGVTSRIESGGLGFDMKWNMGWMHDTLEYFSYDPIYRKYHQDRITFSFWYSFSEKFILPLSHDEVVYGKGSIFQKMPGDEWQKYANVRLLYSYMFSFPGKKMIFMGDEFAVSSEWDFSKGLINNAETNSFMNGVRETLRDLNDIYISRSFLARGDFNGGAFQWIDYSDRESSIFSFIRRDQQSDHFLVFVFNCTPVIRKDYRIGVPRSGEWKEIFNSDSQYYGGSGVGNEGKVIASKKWWHNMENSIEITLPPLGCLILEWRL, encoded by the coding sequence TTGTCCACTGTTAACGAAGGGGAAAATAGAACCTTCCAATGCTATCTGCCAAATGCATCGAGGGCATGGATAGAACTGAAAGGCAAAATAATAAAACCAGAAACAGAGGATAACGCCATCTTCAGGTTCTCAATTCCATCTGCGGAACCCATTAGATCGATCCTCATTTGTTATATGGATAGCTCAGGGTACGTAGAAAAGAAGCATAATCCATATTTTTTTGAACCATATTTGAAAAAAGAGGATTTATATTCATACGTGTCAGGGGAAAGTTACAGAGCATACGAATTTATGGGAGCTCATCGAATAAAGTTTCCAGAATGTGAGGGTATAATGTTCACAGTTTACGCGCCAAATGCTAACTGTGTTTCAGTAATAGGTAATTTCAATCACTGGATTGCAGGAAGCCATCCCATGATGAACATTGATAATAGTGGAATATGGTCAATATTCATACCTGACATAAATGGTGATGAAATCTATAAGTATGCCATAAGAACCAGAAATGGGGATTTACTTGAAAAAAGTGATCCATATGCATTTAAGACGGAGCTCAGGCCAAGAACAGGATCTGTAACTAATATTGATGAATTCAGATGGAATGATAGGGAGTGGATGAAAAGAAGATTCTCAACTAATTATGAAGTAGAGCCCATTATGGTTTATGAAATCCATCTGGGGTCATGGCTAAGGGAGGACGAATCACTTTACGCATCCTATCTTGACCTTGAAAAAAGGCTCATACCATATCTCAAGGAGAACCGGTTCAACTATGTAGAATTTCTTCCTGTAATGGAGCATCCTCTTGATGATTCATGGGGATATCAGGTTGTAAATTACTATTCGCCAACCTCCAGACATGGGAACCCGGAAGGATTTAAGCATTTGATAAATGCCCTTCATGAGAATAATATTGGTGTATATCTGGATTGGGTTCCAGCGCACTTTCCAATGGATTCCTATGGATTGGGTCTTTACGATGGGAGCCATCTTTATGAATATGAGAACCCAAAGAGAGGAATTCAACCTGACTGGGGTACATATGTTTTCGATGTTGGAAGGAGACACGTTATAAATTTTCTCATTTCGAATGCAGCATTCTGGGTCAGGGAATACCACTGTGATGGACTCAGGATAGATGCAGTATCTTCAATGCTTTATCTCGACTACTCAAGGAAAGATGGTGAATGGGAGCCTAATATTTATGGAGGTCATGAAAATCTGGAATCGATTGCATTCTTCAGAAGCCTGAATGAGCACATTCATAGATCCTTTCCGGGAGTAGTGTTAATTGCAGAAGAGTCCACCTCCTGGCCAGGGGTAACATCAAGAATTGAGTCTGGTGGTCTTGGATTTGACATGAAATGGAACATGGGCTGGATGCACGACACTCTTGAATATTTTTCATATGATCCCATCTACAGAAAGTACCACCAGGACAGGATCACATTCTCCTTCTGGTATTCATTTTCAGAAAAATTCATTCTACCATTGTCCCACGATGAGGTTGTTTACGGGAAGGGATCTATCTTTCAGAAAATGCCCGGTGATGAGTGGCAAAAATATGCAAATGTCAGATTGCTATACTCTTATATGTTCTCCTTTCCCGGAAAAAAGATGATATTCATGGGAGACGAATTTGCCGTAAGTTCGGAATGGGATTTTTCAAAAGGGTTAATAAACAACGCTGAAACAAATTCATTCATGAACGGCGTAAGGGAAACATTGAGAGACCTTAATGATATATACATTTCACGCTCTTTCCTGGCCAGAGGAGACTTCAACGGCGGGGCATTTCAGTGGATAGATTACTCTGACAGGGAAAGCAGTATATTTTCCTTTATTAGAAGAGATCAGCAATCAGATCACTTCCTGGTTTTTGTGTTCAACTGTACCCCTGTGATCAGAAAAGATTACAGAATTGGTGTACCCAGATCGGGAGAATGGAAAGAGATATTCAATTCAGATTCACAGTATTATGGTGGCTCAGGAGTAGGAAACGAGGGAAAAGTGATAGCATCAAAGAAATGGTGGCATAATATGGAGAATTCAATAGAGATTACGCTTCCACCTCTGGGATGCCTTATTCTTGAATGGAGGTTATAA
- a CDS encoding Mrp/NBP35 family ATP-binding protein — MTETSNGNPNYQPKGKIKINTPPPPIQTAPQASTKYKGVKHTIMVMSGKGGVGKSTFSVNIAVTLARKYRVGLIDADINGPDDPKLLGVTKEKLYTQDGGILPIDSPYGVKVISMAFLLPDEKTAVIWRGALRHKAVQQFLEDTIWDNIDYGILDFPPGTGDEALTVSQLVPQADGVVIVVTPQDLALLDAKKAINFAEQMHIKVLGIVENMSGFACPHCGEITDIFRSGGAEELAKELNIPFLGKIPIFPEIVQNGDEGIPAVEASEKVREVYEKIAEKLLNQIERKQ; from the coding sequence ATGACAGAAACCAGTAACGGAAATCCAAATTATCAACCGAAGGGAAAGATAAAAATAAACACACCCCCTCCACCCATACAAACGGCTCCACAGGCCTCAACGAAATACAAAGGCGTAAAGCATACCATAATGGTTATGAGTGGAAAAGGTGGAGTGGGTAAAAGTACATTTTCAGTTAATATTGCAGTTACTCTGGCAAGAAAGTATAGAGTTGGTCTTATCGATGCTGATATCAATGGACCGGATGACCCAAAACTTCTTGGAGTGACTAAAGAGAAGTTATACACTCAGGATGGGGGTATATTGCCCATAGATTCACCATATGGTGTGAAGGTCATATCAATGGCATTCCTGCTCCCTGATGAAAAAACCGCCGTAATATGGAGAGGGGCACTTAGACATAAGGCTGTCCAGCAGTTTCTTGAGGACACCATATGGGACAATATAGATTATGGGATTTTAGATTTCCCACCAGGGACTGGTGATGAAGCACTAACGGTTTCACAACTTGTACCTCAGGCAGACGGTGTAGTAATTGTGGTAACTCCCCAGGATCTTGCCCTTTTAGATGCGAAAAAAGCCATAAACTTTGCAGAACAGATGCATATTAAAGTTCTGGGAATTGTTGAAAATATGAGTGGATTTGCATGTCCACACTGTGGAGAGATTACAGATATTTTCAGATCTGGAGGAGCTGAAGAACTTGCAAAAGAACTCAATATACCATTTCTTGGTAAGATACCGATCTTCCCTGAAATAGTCCAGAATGGAGATGAGGGGATACCAGCAGTAGAAGCCTCTGAAAAAGTAAGAGAAGTATACGAAAAAATAGCAGAAAAATTACTGAATCAAATAGAGAGAAAACAGTAA
- a CDS encoding PhoU domain-containing protein codes for MTTESRKIQITGGSTYIVSLPPTWVKANQIKKGSTVTIESLGDSLTLYPNERKKREVVKELEITGNLSNDLLPRTLVSLYISGFDTLIIKSESYISQEIKDIVKKFSRLVMGVEIFEESAKALTLQNVLDSESFPLTTALRRMIMNVNLMLGDTAKALDSMESELMENIIGRDDDVDRYHFYMMKEISIGKYEGKDTIFNLIFSRILERVADHTVNICTILKDSPNFDQKKKSELMQFIMYCYEVFQKATTSFLGADLKTLNEIVNVKTNIIANKAQLMKKKYGDVSYSGIVEEISRIGLYSTDIAEITMDRYVNKNLTIKL; via the coding sequence ATGACTACTGAATCAAGGAAGATACAGATAACAGGAGGTTCAACATATATAGTATCACTGCCACCTACATGGGTTAAGGCAAACCAGATAAAGAAGGGAAGTACAGTTACGATTGAATCACTGGGCGATTCTCTTACATTATATCCAAATGAAAGAAAGAAAAGAGAAGTTGTAAAAGAACTTGAAATTACAGGTAATCTTTCAAACGATCTTTTACCTAGAACTCTAGTTTCACTATATATTTCAGGTTTTGACACTCTTATAATTAAAAGTGAGAGCTACATAAGTCAGGAGATAAAGGATATAGTGAAGAAATTCTCAAGACTGGTAATGGGCGTAGAAATCTTTGAAGAATCCGCTAAAGCCCTAACACTGCAAAATGTCCTGGATTCTGAATCATTTCCTCTCACCACTGCTCTAAGAAGAATGATAATGAACGTAAACCTCATGCTGGGGGACACTGCCAAGGCGCTGGATAGTATGGAATCTGAACTGATGGAAAATATAATTGGCAGGGACGATGATGTAGACAGATATCACTTCTATATGATGAAGGAGATTTCTATAGGAAAATATGAGGGAAAAGATACCATTTTCAATCTTATTTTTTCAAGAATACTGGAAAGGGTTGCAGATCATACAGTAAATATTTGTACAATACTCAAGGATTCGCCGAATTTTGATCAGAAAAAGAAATCAGAATTGATGCAGTTCATAATGTACTGCTACGAGGTATTCCAAAAAGCTACTACCTCATTTCTCGGCGCCGACCTAAAAACGTTGAATGAAATAGTTAACGTAAAAACTAACATAATAGCAAACAAGGCTCAGCTGATGAAAAAGAAATATGGAGACGTTTCATACTCAGGAATAGTAGAGGAAATCTCAAGAATTGGCCTCTATTCAACTGATATAGCTGAAATTACAATGGATAGATATGTAAACAAGAATCTAACCATTAAACTCTGA
- a CDS encoding CBS domain-containing protein: MNHTFMLPTVKEISKMRKSLGIRQRELASVCGVSQSYIARLEKGDINPTYENIRKIYNYLQSHSKKADQMDIEVSKIMTTNVVTCQATDSILTTLDILKKYGISQMPVLNSEMRVVGTIGEGEVNEFLMKGISPDALKKMTVSKIMSPALPQLPPNTPISAIYPILRFSNAVLITDKLELKGIITKADILKAVETYAESGI, translated from the coding sequence ATGAATCATACCTTCATGCTTCCTACAGTTAAGGAGATTTCCAAGATGAGAAAATCTCTTGGAATTAGACAGAGGGAACTCGCTTCTGTCTGTGGAGTTAGTCAGTCGTATATTGCAAGGCTTGAGAAGGGAGACATAAATCCAACTTATGAAAATATAAGAAAAATCTATAACTATCTACAGAGCCATTCGAAGAAGGCAGATCAGATGGATATAGAAGTTTCAAAGATTATGACCACAAATGTTGTAACCTGTCAGGCTACTGATTCTATACTGACAACCCTTGATATTCTGAAAAAATATGGCATTTCACAGATGCCTGTGCTAAATTCAGAAATGAGGGTAGTTGGTACAATAGGAGAGGGTGAAGTCAATGAATTTCTTATGAAAGGGATTTCCCCAGATGCTTTAAAAAAGATGACAGTATCAAAGATTATGAGCCCCGCACTTCCTCAACTTCCTCCAAACACTCCCATATCTGCTATTTATCCAATACTGAGATTCTCCAATGCAGTACTGATAACTGACAAGCTTGAATTAAAAGGCATAATAACCAAGGCTGATATACTGAAGGCTGTAGAGACATATGCAGAATCTGGCATTTAA